Proteins encoded within one genomic window of Candidatus Syntrophocurvum alkaliphilum:
- a CDS encoding PEP/pyruvate-binding domain-containing protein, whose protein sequence is MMGSVEMNKKLILFLDEVKEKDLPLVGGKGLNLGIMINFGFPVPTGFCVTTLSYKEFIEHNSLEGFLEEALQGLCQENIGQVAKEIRERIMESQIPKLVEKEIINAINKMGPYNNYAVRSSATAEDMKFASFAGQQDTYLNVHGIESILHSVKSCWASLFTDRAILYRIQNNIEHKQVYMAVVVQNMVSPNVSGIMFTADPVSGHRDILTIDASYGLGEALVSGLVSPDIYKYNKGQDKIESKVIADKKLAVMPLNGGGTNKVRLTNDQSKSQVLTDTQIVNLAQLGKRIEKYYGCPQDIEWCLAGEQLYIVQSRSITSLFPLPQPIPTKDALHVYASFSHIQVMTDPISPLGVDMARAIISIDKSEINQDVYKYTKTAAGRIYIDISGLLQNNVLRKMLPAILKNADNLLASALENLINRTDFNTQIVNDRKTIKALKRFMMPIVIRGMKNLLYKNPDATVECANDYVNMRLVETQKAVNQARQGAERLEVIHEIASFSKDFKNFLPLIIPAIISYKILEGLEEKLLGSRKYVNEILQGLEGNITTEMGLLTGDLADSIRKSPELIQEFKKEDYSTLFDRLKSLNGYDDFIQLFDKFIEKYGLRAAGS, encoded by the coding sequence ATGATGGGTAGTGTTGAAATGAATAAAAAGCTAATTCTGTTTTTAGATGAAGTGAAGGAAAAGGACTTACCACTTGTTGGGGGGAAGGGCTTAAATCTAGGTATTATGATTAACTTTGGTTTTCCTGTTCCTACTGGATTTTGTGTTACCACCTTAAGTTATAAAGAGTTTATTGAACACAACAGTCTAGAGGGGTTTTTAGAGGAAGCCTTACAAGGATTATGCCAGGAGAATATCGGGCAAGTGGCAAAAGAAATCAGAGAGCGAATAATGGAATCCCAAATTCCTAAGCTGGTGGAGAAAGAAATAATAAATGCAATTAATAAGATGGGGCCTTACAATAACTATGCTGTAAGATCCAGTGCTACCGCAGAGGATATGAAATTTGCCTCTTTTGCAGGGCAACAGGATACTTATCTCAATGTGCATGGAATTGAGTCCATACTACATTCAGTAAAGAGCTGTTGGGCTTCCCTATTTACTGATAGAGCAATACTTTACAGAATACAAAACAACATAGAACATAAACAGGTTTACATGGCAGTTGTAGTACAGAATATGGTTTCACCTAACGTATCGGGAATAATGTTTACTGCCGATCCTGTTTCTGGTCATAGAGATATTCTAACCATTGATGCCAGTTATGGCTTAGGAGAAGCCTTAGTATCTGGGTTGGTGTCACCAGATATATATAAATATAATAAGGGTCAAGATAAGATAGAAAGTAAGGTTATAGCTGATAAGAAGTTGGCGGTAATGCCATTGAATGGGGGAGGAACAAACAAAGTTCGATTAACTAACGACCAATCCAAAAGCCAAGTATTAACCGATACTCAGATAGTAAATTTAGCACAACTGGGGAAAAGAATAGAAAAGTATTATGGTTGTCCACAAGATATTGAATGGTGTTTAGCTGGAGAACAATTATATATTGTACAGAGCAGATCAATCACATCCTTATTTCCACTCCCCCAGCCTATACCCACAAAAGACGCATTGCATGTCTATGCTTCTTTTAGTCATATTCAGGTAATGACAGACCCTATATCTCCTCTGGGTGTCGATATGGCAAGAGCTATCATTTCTATAGATAAATCAGAAATAAACCAAGACGTATATAAATATACAAAAACAGCAGCTGGAAGAATTTATATAGACATAAGTGGTCTTTTACAAAACAATGTACTAAGGAAAATGTTACCTGCTATATTGAAAAATGCCGATAATTTACTAGCCTCAGCACTAGAGAATTTAATAAACAGGACTGATTTTAATACCCAAATAGTCAATGACCGTAAAACGATCAAGGCTTTAAAAAGATTTATGATGCCTATAGTGATTAGAGGAATGAAAAATCTACTTTATAAAAACCCAGATGCCACTGTCGAATGCGCAAATGATTATGTAAATATGCGGTTGGTAGAAACACAAAAAGCAGTAAATCAAGCCAGGCAGGGGGCAGAAAGGCTAGAAGTTATCCATGAAATAGCAAGTTTTTCTAAGGATTTTAAAAACTTTCTTCCTCTCATCATACCAGCTATTATTAGCTACAAAATCTTGGAAGGGTTAGAAGAAAAATTACTAGGCTCTCGCAAATACGTTAATGAAATTTTGCAAGGCTTAGAAGGAAATATAACTACGGAAATGGGACTACTAACAGGGGATTTAGCAGATAGTATTAGAAAGAGTCCAGAATTAATACAAGAGTTTAAAAAGGAAGACTATAGTACTTTATTTGATAGGTTAAAGTCTTTAAATGGATATGATGATTTTATTCAACTTTTTGATAAGTTTATTGAAAAATATGGCTTAAGGGCAGCGGGGAGCTAG
- a CDS encoding PEP-utilizing enzyme: MAVVDTGEEGLHRREYNITISEGKKAAEELVREVEAKHGKVKGKMVKRLVRVLRNVMPVREHPKYLAMGLLYICKKAILEEANILVSKGQLNYQQDVFYLKLSEIYNAVKKDECLKEVVASRKEEYSHFQKLNPPRLMTSNGEEIKASYKREDLPEKALAGMPVSSGVVEGIAKVIQNPTKASVNKGEILVAPFTDPGWTPLFINAAALVMEVGGLLTHGTVVAREYGIPAVVGIVDATKKIKTGQKIRVDGNAGYVLVIEDQSIE, from the coding sequence ATGGCTGTTGTGGATACTGGAGAAGAAGGACTCCATCGTAGGGAATACAACATTACCATAAGTGAAGGAAAAAAAGCAGCTGAAGAACTGGTGAGAGAAGTTGAAGCCAAACATGGCAAGGTTAAAGGGAAAATGGTAAAAAGGCTCGTAAGGGTACTTAGAAACGTTATGCCCGTTCGTGAGCATCCAAAATATCTTGCTATGGGTCTACTATATATATGTAAAAAGGCTATACTGGAGGAAGCCAATATATTAGTATCAAAAGGTCAACTAAATTACCAACAGGATGTATTTTATCTAAAGTTGTCTGAGATATATAATGCTGTAAAAAAAGATGAATGTCTAAAGGAAGTTGTAGCCAGTCGAAAAGAAGAATATAGCCATTTCCAAAAATTAAATCCTCCTAGACTGATGACTAGCAACGGTGAAGAAATAAAGGCATCTTATAAAAGAGAAGATCTGCCTGAAAAAGCATTAGCGGGAATGCCTGTATCTTCAGGGGTAGTAGAAGGGATTGCTAAAGTAATTCAAAACCCTACCAAGGCCTCAGTAAATAAAGGAGAGATTTTGGTTGCTCCCTTTACAGATCCAGGTTGGACACCTCTATTCATTAATGCTGCAGCCTTGGTAATGGAGGTGGGGGGCTTGTTGACCCATGGTACAGTGGTAGCTAGAGAATATGGCATACCTGCTGTTGTAGGAATTGTTGATGCTACTAAAAAAATTAAGACTGGTCAAAAAATTAGAGTGGATGGTAATGCAGGCTATGTGTTGGTGATAGAGGATCAATCTATAGAGTAG
- a CDS encoding plasmid pRiA4b ORF-3 family protein: MKSYIIRIELEESNPLIWRRVVMPSGATFKRLHDIIQNVTNFQSGYPNEGYHLYEFDLTEENKVVTDDQEAYLEHQHYKKNRKMYDERLKTMSPEMLEFEKRYQERLKIEVRKPTGIKVDDYLEKYKEIRYTYDFGDGWHFKVKLEKIVNDYYFGFPSLLDGAETAPPEDVGGIHGFYEFMEIYRDKNHPKHKAMQEWAESIYFKEYDPDWINKRLKGLNYKKTQWDKINHERYQIIKDKYRKN; this comes from the coding sequence TTGAAATCATATATCATAAGAATCGAACTAGAAGAATCAAATCCGTTGATATGGAGAAGAGTTGTAATGCCGTCTGGAGCGACGTTCAAAAGGCTTCATGATATTATACAAAACGTAACCAACTTTCAAAGCGGCTACCCTAATGAGGGATACCACCTTTATGAGTTTGATTTAACTGAGGAGAATAAGGTTGTCACTGATGATCAAGAAGCTTACCTTGAGCACCAGCACTACAAGAAAAACAGAAAGATGTACGATGAACGGCTAAAAACGATGTCACCTGAAATGCTTGAGTTTGAAAAGCGTTACCAAGAAAGATTGAAAATTGAGGTTCGTAAACCAACGGGCATTAAGGTAGATGACTACCTTGAGAAGTATAAAGAAATCAGATATACCTATGACTTCGGAGATGGTTGGCATTTTAAGGTGAAACTGGAGAAGATTGTTAACGATTACTACTTCGGTTTTCCTTCACTTCTTGATGGAGCAGAAACAGCACCACCTGAAGATGTGGGCGGGATACATGGTTTTTATGAATTTATGGAAATATATCGTGATAAAAACCATCCAAAACATAAAGCTATGCAGGAATGGGCGGAATCGATATATTTCAAAGAGTATGATCCTGACTGGATAAATAAGAGACTAAAGGGGCTTAATTATAAGAAGACACAATGGGATAAAATTAACCACGAACGGTATCAGATTATAAAAGATAAGTACAGAAAGAATTAA
- a CDS encoding TetR/AcrR family transcriptional regulator, with protein sequence MSQTKEKIKNVAFGLFAQYGYSNTTMNEIAELVGIKKASLYAHFKSKDDLFLTIYQELVAEFDARMEQTAEEIKDLSFEQKLYIGYEKYIEYFLEDRKRVDFFYQVLYFKPTNLYDKIESHIHNYQQQYQGNLEQLFEEGMTQGIIRQGNAFEMAISYRCFREGVLLFLILDIGFTKDKMKQVWDNYWNGIKKT encoded by the coding sequence TTGAGTCAGACAAAAGAAAAAATAAAGAATGTAGCCTTTGGTTTGTTTGCTCAATACGGTTACAGTAATACAACAATGAATGAAATAGCTGAATTAGTAGGAATTAAAAAAGCTTCTCTTTATGCACATTTCAAGAGCAAAGACGACCTTTTTTTAACTATCTACCAAGAGCTTGTAGCTGAGTTTGATGCTAGAATGGAGCAAACTGCAGAAGAAATCAAAGATTTGTCCTTTGAACAAAAGCTTTATATTGGTTATGAAAAATATATCGAATACTTTTTAGAAGACAGGAAACGCGTAGATTTTTTCTATCAGGTATTGTACTTTAAACCAACTAATTTATACGATAAGATTGAATCTCACATACACAACTACCAACAACAATACCAAGGAAACCTAGAGCAGCTTTTTGAAGAAGGGATGACTCAGGGCATTATTCGCCAAGGTAATGCCTTTGAAATGGCTATATCATACCGGTGCTTCCGAGAAGGTGTACTGCTTTTTCTCATCTTAGACATCGGATTTACTAAAGATAAAATGAAGCAGGTCTGGGATAACTACTGGAATGGGATTAAGAAAACATAG
- a CDS encoding S-layer homology domain-containing protein has translation MMMGKKLMIIIIMTTVLLFGTMGTVAAANFTDIAGNPQEDAILEMSRLGILEGVGNDQFAPNAELNRAAAAKVAGYLLGYTEQDAVKAAQTEAIFTDIVGTSHEWALGWINLMSEEGILRGTGDGLYAPGDPLQMVHWGTILIRVLEHEQSGMNWPNDYNDMVNNLGLEAGLYYNDTGIMNRAEMARMTTTALYNVERPDGQRIVDIVSFRADTLDDWHVPEQPESKIYHNADISVQLSETVVAPGGGQTITITATAIHGPDNRPAAFTNIEFFASVGPHDRNDQLSVNESLTDINGVATSTYTTVAADDGNTIELVAVIQTDNDEWLDRRTFALASNTAAFVSGRIINPFNGEPVTDPEIIVGLYGNPQIHTRLIADDQGNYSGPINANTYDVNIRMNLGDSPPYPGEFSGSHFRIDDNGDVWIGIQKRAFSAGNSYTIPSELGVVTGVHNRPAGTEIYIVRKSDQFTQIANISSNGRFMTTLPPGQYWIGNSVGTTLKDNINIQKGSVTKAGTF, from the coding sequence ATGATGATGGGGAAAAAGCTAATGATAATTATCATAATGACAACGGTACTACTTTTTGGAACTATGGGTACTGTTGCAGCAGCAAATTTCACAGATATTGCAGGGAATCCGCAGGAGGATGCAATTTTGGAAATGTCTAGATTGGGAATATTAGAGGGCGTAGGCAACGACCAGTTTGCTCCTAATGCTGAACTGAACAGGGCTGCAGCAGCTAAAGTCGCTGGCTATTTACTTGGCTATACAGAACAAGACGCTGTTAAAGCCGCCCAAACTGAAGCGATTTTTACAGACATAGTCGGAACAAGCCACGAATGGGCACTTGGGTGGATTAATTTAATGTCAGAGGAAGGAATCTTGCGCGGAACAGGTGATGGGCTATACGCTCCAGGCGATCCACTACAAATGGTGCATTGGGGAACAATTCTAATCCGTGTTTTAGAACACGAGCAATCAGGAATGAACTGGCCGAACGATTATAACGATATGGTAAATAACCTCGGATTAGAAGCTGGACTGTATTACAATGACACTGGCATCATGAATCGTGCCGAAATGGCTCGCATGACAACAACGGCACTCTATAATGTTGAACGCCCGGACGGACAACGGATCGTTGACATTGTGAGTTTTCGTGCTGATACACTTGACGATTGGCATGTCCCTGAACAACCTGAATCTAAAATATACCATAACGCCGATATCTCAGTTCAATTGAGCGAAACAGTAGTAGCACCAGGTGGCGGACAGACGATTACTATAACCGCAACAGCAATTCACGGTCCTGATAATAGACCAGCTGCATTCACTAATATTGAATTTTTTGCAAGCGTTGGGCCGCACGATCGCAATGACCAGTTATCTGTAAATGAATCATTGACTGATATTAACGGTGTAGCGACCTCTACATATACAACTGTTGCTGCTGATGATGGTAACACTATTGAGCTAGTAGCTGTTATCCAAACAGATAATGATGAATGGCTTGATAGACGCACATTTGCACTTGCCTCTAATACAGCAGCATTTGTTAGCGGACGAATTATTAACCCGTTTAATGGTGAGCCAGTCACAGACCCAGAAATAATAGTAGGTTTATACGGTAATCCACAGATTCACACCCGTCTCATAGCTGATGACCAAGGCAACTATAGTGGGCCAATTAACGCTAATACATACGATGTTAATATTAGAATGAACTTAGGCGACAGTCCTCCATACCCTGGAGAATTTAGTGGATCACATTTTAGAATCGATGACAATGGTGATGTTTGGATTGGTATTCAAAAAAGAGCTTTTAGCGCAGGCAACAGCTACACTATTCCGTCTGAGTTAGGGGTAGTGACTGGAGTACATAATCGTCCGGCAGGGACAGAAATTTACATAGTACGTAAGTCTGACCAATTCACGCAAATCGCTAATATTAGTAGTAACGGGCGCTTTATGACAACACTTCCGCCAGGTCAGTATTGGATTGGCAATTCCGTCGGCACTACACTAAAGGATAATATTAACATCCAAAAAGGCAGTGTCACAAAAGCAGGCACTTTTTAA
- a CDS encoding radical SAM protein, with protein sequence MQQDIYMNIQELTCSRNGIRITLNKQGENIYVKSRHPIKYGCYSEIETDEAVFQFNMNNEIIGMQGQKDNWPSSQEWLKRTAGNDWVYYSTGGYSGTYESFGNGFLAEPIHFRIPSPYNEIYKATGEYYIPNFSYNSNSILGFDPFKETSVQNLVNSWYDILKSHLNSFDFKESFASFIDDVLKTTPEILEDRAEVLFNIIGSRPSVLPPDTRHVDYNVIPLSLSEGCLHKCAFCKIKNKRPFSTRTTEDVDKQIKDLKQFYGRNLINYNAIFLGDHDTLNSEEDFIIENAKKAIKQFGFDNSYMQGSSIYLFGSVNSFLNKNDFFFKKLEQMECRTFINLGLESADQTTLDYLGKPISAKKVKESFKRMVAINQEFNNIEITANFIIGDELSPEHYNAFLKLTRDELNVPQNKGAVYLSPLFSKIPSRSMLFHFNQLKRLSRIPTYLYTIQRL encoded by the coding sequence ATGCAACAGGATATTTATATGAATATACAGGAGCTAACTTGTTCACGAAACGGGATTCGCATTACTTTAAATAAACAAGGTGAAAATATATATGTAAAGAGTCGTCATCCAATAAAGTATGGATGTTACTCAGAAATTGAAACTGATGAAGCGGTGTTTCAATTTAATATGAATAATGAAATTATTGGTATGCAAGGCCAAAAAGACAATTGGCCAAGTTCACAAGAATGGCTTAAAAGAACTGCTGGCAATGATTGGGTATATTATTCAACTGGTGGTTATAGTGGAACTTATGAAAGTTTTGGCAATGGTTTTCTTGCTGAGCCGATTCATTTTAGAATACCTAGTCCTTATAATGAGATATATAAAGCCACAGGAGAATATTACATTCCAAACTTCTCTTATAATTCAAACTCAATTTTGGGATTTGATCCGTTTAAGGAAACATCTGTACAAAATTTAGTTAACTCTTGGTACGATATTTTAAAATCACATCTTAATTCTTTTGATTTCAAAGAGTCCTTTGCTAGTTTTATTGATGATGTACTAAAAACAACACCGGAAATTCTGGAAGATAGAGCTGAAGTGTTATTTAATATTATTGGTTCAAGACCTTCGGTTTTACCACCAGATACTCGACATGTTGATTATAATGTGATACCTCTTTCTCTTTCCGAGGGATGTCTTCATAAGTGTGCATTTTGTAAAATAAAAAATAAACGTCCGTTTTCAACTAGGACTACGGAGGACGTCGATAAACAAATAAAAGATCTAAAGCAATTTTATGGTCGTAATCTTATTAACTATAATGCTATTTTTTTAGGTGATCATGACACACTTAACTCAGAAGAAGACTTTATCATTGAGAATGCAAAAAAAGCTATTAAGCAGTTTGGGTTTGATAACTCCTATATGCAAGGCTCTAGCATTTATCTTTTTGGAAGTGTAAATTCATTTTTAAATAAGAATGATTTCTTTTTTAAAAAACTTGAACAAATGGAATGTCGTACTTTTATAAACTTAGGATTAGAATCTGCAGATCAGACAACACTTGATTATCTTGGTAAACCCATATCAGCTAAAAAGGTTAAGGAAAGTTTTAAAAGAATGGTAGCTATAAATCAAGAATTTAATAATATAGAGATAACAGCTAATTTTATCATAGGAGATGAATTATCACCTGAACATTACAATGCTTTTCTTAAGCTAACTCGTGATGAACTTAATGTTCCACAAAATAAAGGTGCGGTTTATTTATCCCCACTGTTTTCAAAAATACCTTCCCGGAGTATGCTTTTTCATTTTAATCAATTAAAACGATTAAGCCGAATTCCAACATATCTATATACCATACAACGTTTATAA
- a CDS encoding GGDEF domain-containing protein codes for MLYELLITFKSTDTVILLLILAILANILLKLVKVDLLMKDKVLIALLVVGLFCLLASLAINFANKSYFQSIVFNLVFYIFLVLGATTIIIYIHKALGEIIYLATYDQLTGIYNKNNLHKMLKNKIMIAQKRNRPLSILFIDINNFKSINDDLGHEAGDIILYSVVQEIKKHIRKTDIFIRYGGDEFILILPETNKDDAEQIALRVEKQIINLEIDLNISISYGIANFPEDAKHTNELIEIADSRMYQHKNYIKAQPNEHSKVNLRQ; via the coding sequence ATGCTATATGAACTATTAATAACTTTTAAAAGCACCGATACAGTGATATTACTTTTAATCTTAGCCATTTTAGCCAACATATTACTAAAATTAGTAAAAGTTGATCTATTAATGAAAGACAAAGTATTGATAGCGTTATTAGTTGTTGGTTTATTTTGTTTACTAGCATCATTAGCTATAAATTTTGCTAATAAATCATATTTTCAATCAATTGTGTTTAATTTAGTGTTTTATATATTCTTAGTATTAGGTGCTACTACTATAATAATTTATATACATAAAGCATTAGGAGAAATAATATATTTAGCTACTTATGATCAATTAACAGGGATTTATAATAAAAATAACTTACATAAGATGCTTAAAAACAAGATTATGATTGCACAAAAAAGGAATAGACCTCTGTCTATATTATTTATTGACATAAATAATTTTAAAAGTATAAATGATGACTTAGGGCATGAAGCTGGCGATATCATTTTGTATAGTGTGGTACAAGAAATTAAAAAGCATATTAGAAAAACGGATATATTTATAAGATATGGTGGGGATGAGTTTATATTAATACTACCAGAAACTAATAAAGATGATGCTGAACAAATTGCATTACGAGTAGAAAAACAAATTATAAACTTAGAAATAGATTTAAATATTAGTATTAGCTATGGCATAGCAAACTTTCCTGAAGATGCTAAACATACCAATGAGTTAATAGAAATAGCTGATAGCAGAATGTATCAACACAAGAATTATATTAAAGCACAACCAAATGAACATAGTAAGGTAAACCTCAGACAATAA
- a CDS encoding helix-turn-helix domain-containing protein has product MSNLNNNNFGKRLKILREAHYLSQAELAKALSVSRSTISSYENDARHPDYDTLIKIAEFFDVSIDYLLRNDLAVIKKSEQYLNILQEINDLLTTSPIESEKKDEIIKEVRDFFIWKVRQFRESRSSQEE; this is encoded by the coding sequence ATGAGTAATTTAAATAATAATAATTTTGGCAAACGTCTAAAAATATTAAGAGAAGCACACTACCTTAGTCAAGCTGAATTGGCTAAGGCTTTATCTGTTTCTAGATCCACTATATCTAGTTATGAAAATGACGCGCGTCATCCGGATTATGATACCTTAATAAAAATAGCTGAATTTTTCGATGTTAGTATTGATTACTTATTAAGAAATGACTTAGCCGTTATAAAAAAATCCGAACAATATTTGAATATATTACAAGAAATAAATGATTTACTTACAACTTCTCCTATTGAAAGTGAGAAAAAAGATGAAATAATTAAGGAAGTACGTGACTTCTTTATTTGGAAAGTTCGTCAGTTTCGAGAATCTCGTTCTTCTCAAGAAGAATAA
- a CDS encoding M24 family metallopeptidase — protein MALVEWHLDNTDQAGVDINENAPENIGIELQSVRLYRLEQVRKEMANRDISALILSDPVNIRYTTGARNMQVFSARNTPSRYLIVTADKTILYEFTGCLHLANGLETIDEVRPAKTASFVAAGPHIVEQEKVWARETLSMITQLVGESKLKIGLERMNAGVAIELAALGVKVVDAQEPVEMARSIKSNEELKCVIASLQATERAVGILRENIRPGITENELWSIFHQQIIAQNGDYIETRLMNSGERTNPWFQESSHKIIGENELIGLDTDVVGCHGYYSDFSRTFHSGPDKPSQEQKTLYKTAYEQIQHNINILKPGMSFREYAEKAWNIPDEYHANRYYLSAHGCGMTGEYPYLYHHADFPDAGYDGIILPNMVVCVESYIGKKGGREGVKLEEQLLITEQGTELLSNYPFEEDLL, from the coding sequence ATGGCGCTTGTTGAATGGCATTTAGATAATACAGATCAAGCAGGAGTAGATATAAATGAAAATGCACCTGAAAACATAGGGATAGAATTACAAAGTGTTCGTTTATATAGATTAGAACAGGTTAGAAAAGAAATGGCAAATCGAGATATTTCAGCTCTTATTCTTTCTGATCCAGTAAATATTCGTTATACGACTGGAGCTAGAAATATGCAGGTTTTTTCAGCTCGAAATACTCCATCTCGCTATCTTATAGTAACAGCTGATAAAACAATACTTTATGAATTCACTGGATGCCTGCATTTAGCTAATGGTTTAGAAACAATTGATGAAGTACGACCAGCTAAAACAGCTAGTTTTGTAGCGGCTGGTCCCCATATTGTTGAACAAGAAAAAGTATGGGCACGAGAAACATTATCTATGATTACTCAACTTGTTGGTGAAAGCAAATTAAAAATTGGTTTGGAGCGGATGAATGCAGGAGTAGCAATTGAATTGGCAGCTCTAGGTGTTAAAGTTGTTGACGCACAAGAACCAGTTGAGATGGCTAGAAGTATTAAATCAAATGAAGAGCTAAAATGTGTTATAGCTTCACTTCAGGCAACTGAAAGAGCTGTTGGTATATTGCGAGAAAATATTAGACCAGGAATTACTGAAAATGAGCTATGGTCTATTTTTCACCAACAGATTATTGCACAAAATGGTGATTATATTGAAACTAGGCTTATGAATTCAGGGGAAAGAACAAATCCGTGGTTTCAGGAATCATCACATAAGATAATAGGTGAAAATGAATTGATTGGACTTGATACAGATGTTGTGGGTTGTCATGGTTACTATTCGGATTTTTCAAGAACTTTTCATTCTGGACCAGATAAACCTTCTCAAGAACAAAAAACACTCTATAAAACTGCTTATGAACAGATACAGCACAATATTAATATTTTAAAACCGGGTATGAGCTTTCGTGAATATGCTGAAAAGGCATGGAATATACCCGATGAATACCATGCTAATCGGTACTATTTATCTGCTCATGGATGTGGTATGACAGGTGAATACCCCTATCTTTATCACCATGCCGATTTTCCTGATGCAGGATATGACGGAATAATATTACCAAACATGGTTGTTTGTGTGGAATCATACATAGGTAAAAAAGGTGGCCGTGAAGGTGTAAAGTTAGAAGAGCAATTACTAATTACTGAGCAGGGTACAGAACTATTGTCTAATTATCCATTTGAAGAAGACCTACTTTGA
- a CDS encoding PLP-dependent cysteine synthase family protein, with protein MYNSIIDTIGHTPLVRVNKLNPKPNIPLYAKLEGFNPTGSIKDRIAINMIEQAEENGTLTKGKIIIEPTSGNTGIGLAMIGSVKGYAVEIVMSEAVSFERRKMIEAFGARIVLTEASLGTDGAIRKAHELCRMYPEKYFMPNQFSNEYNKLTHYLTTANEIWEKTDGKITHFVSALGTSGTIMGVGMGLKNKNSDIQIVEAHPVSGHYIQGLKNMQEAIVPEIYDPTKIDRTVMIETDAAFAMARTIVSQEGIFVGMSSGAAMLAALECIKDIEDGFVVVVFPDRGEKYLSTNLFNTTT; from the coding sequence ATGTACAACAGTATAATTGATACTATTGGTCATACACCACTTGTCAGAGTAAATAAGTTAAATCCTAAGCCAAATATCCCACTGTACGCAAAGCTGGAAGGCTTTAATCCAACAGGAAGCATCAAAGATCGTATTGCAATAAATATGATTGAGCAGGCTGAGGAAAATGGCACACTAACGAAGGGTAAAATAATAATCGAACCTACCTCTGGTAATACAGGAATTGGACTGGCGATGATAGGTTCCGTAAAAGGATATGCAGTTGAAATAGTCATGAGTGAAGCAGTTTCCTTCGAGCGCCGCAAGATGATTGAGGCTTTTGGAGCAAGGATAGTGCTGACGGAAGCTTCCTTAGGCACAGACGGAGCTATTAGGAAAGCCCACGAACTGTGCCGCATGTATCCTGAAAAGTATTTTATGCCCAACCAATTTTCTAACGAATATAACAAGTTAACACATTATTTAACCACGGCCAATGAGATTTGGGAGAAAACTGATGGGAAGATTACCCATTTTGTTTCTGCTCTTGGAACCTCAGGAACCATTATGGGAGTTGGTATGGGATTAAAAAATAAAAATTCTGATATTCAAATAGTTGAGGCACATCCCGTTTCAGGTCATTACATTCAAGGGCTAAAAAACATGCAAGAGGCTATAGTGCCGGAAATCTATGACCCTACAAAGATTGATAGGACGGTAATGATTGAAACTGATGCTGCTTTCGCGATGGCCCGAACTATTGTGTCGCAGGAAGGTATCTTCGTGGGTATGAGTAGTGGAGCGGCTATGCTTGCAGCTCTGGAATGTATCAAAGACATAGAGGATGGCTTTGTTGTTGTGGTGTTCCCCGACCGAGGGGAAAAATATTTGAGCACAAATCTATTTAATACTACTACCTGA